In Rhipicephalus sanguineus isolate Rsan-2018 chromosome 1, BIME_Rsan_1.4, whole genome shotgun sequence, the DNA window TGTACTGGAAGGTTCGCAAAATGACTTATTCAGTTGTACAGTGTGAAGTAGCAGCTGTCATAGAAGCATAAACTGTGTCAGTTGTAGGGTTTATGGGCAAGTGGCTGGGGTCCTcggtccagggctccactggacTTTGCGGCTTGCTGCGTCTGGTCGAACAGAGCCAGCTGAACTGTCCGGTCCTTGCTTGCAAGCCAGGTCTCCCACTTCAGTCTTCAAGATGTTGTCCCCAAAAGGGGATAATTGATTTCCTGAAGCCACAATTTGCATGGCCACCTAACCTTAGCAAGCGTATTGTCTCTCCCTGCACCTGGACAGGTGCCCGCATACATTGCGGTGTTTACGTGGTGTTTTATCTGTAGGTTGGTGTGCGTGTTGGTTTGTACTTGAAGCCAATCTTGTGCCTCTTCTCCGGTAAGTTCCAGAGGTATATAGCTGTACTTTTGCCattctcctctttctttttatcgagGATGTCACTTGGTGGGGGTTCCTCGAGGGCTACTGTTGGTGCTCGGATTCTAATTTCGCAAGTAACCTGGCCGCCCCTTTTGTTAGCCGTCATTCCTGCATATGTGGGGTGGCAAATTATTGAACGTGGATTTAGTAGGGGTGTGCTAATAGTGTATTTTAGGACAGAAACGAACAGgaatcgaatagcgatgacacCGAATTGAATACGAATCGACTACTATTGGAATAGCTTTCAAAAAGTAAGGCTACCCATTTTCAAAGCAACCTAGAACAGTAATGTAACCATTTtagaaacagcccaagaattttACAACATTCtctttgaaacaaatattcacaagctttaacaaaggaacattacgatcaCTTGTAACCGGCAAAAACataccacaattatgaaaactgaggcaagctcgtatacagcagcaactagagccttagagatattttgtaactgcacATTGAAATACAGCAATGACTACAGTATTCAGtagtgaaaaccagcagataaagaagccaaggaaagtatataggggacgttacttgtactgttttaagtgtattgtagtaattgtgatgtagatgggaagaaagtaaagtggacaaaaagacaacttgccgccggcagggtccgaacctgcaacctttggttGATCCAAAGGTTGCAGactcagtccctgccggcggcaagatgtcttttcgtccactttttcttcacatctacatcacaattactacaatacacttcattatctgctggcttgcattaaggctgtgtcaaacaaagaagtgagccctcaaaaattcccttccttcattcatacagTATTCAGTATGGCACTTTGTCAACAGTTTTTAATTAAAGtgatatataaatattaaacaatattcatGAGTGTCATGAAGACAGTGGATTGAGGACTCTGTCACCGAAGTGACACTGGAGTTTTATGGAAAAACACCTCCGTGATCAATATAGCGTTGATAGTCCCgtaaaaccttgggctgcatgcatctagGTAATTCGATGCTCAAAACAAGAAACGTTACCCCTCTTTGTTCCGACATCTTGTTCCTTTGAGGTTTCTTCATTGGTAcgtattattcgaaaaatattcagcATTTCTAAGATGCACTATTTGATTTGAGTTCCAAATCGAATAGAGTGCTATTCGATTTGTTATTCAaaatttttgaatattcgcacacccctagaatttAGTAGTACTTTCTGAATGCTGTAGGGAGCTAAATTTTAGAAGTTATGGCATCAGAATGAAATTTAAATTTCTTCTAGCATATTTGTGCAACACGGAACTGTCTCAAGACATTACATTGCCCAAACAGGTGCCTATAGGTTGTACCACTTGATTTCTGCCTGCATTCCtaggctgtgaaaaaaaaaattgtggtgtGCGCAGTCTCTATACTTTTGCTCATAGCAGTACATGTCAAAAATGCACTTCTGAAGGGACAAAGGTACACCCGCAGACTAAAACGTGACAATTTTTTTTAGTATggcgactgctatgagcaattgctcgtgataaatGCATAGTGTTGGTGCAAATCTGGCCACTGAAGGTAATGTTGACTCTGATGTAAATGTTCGAGTCAAAATCACGCTGATATGACACGAATTGTAGACACTGGAAATGatagtatgtgcattacttagccttcAATTTTCACATTTCATTTTGTGGGAACTGTACAGTATAAAACCACAGCTTCTCCGTACATCCTTTGTCACTATATTATTATGTCTCAGTCAACATTCGCAATACGCAACGGCAGTTCTTTCACTGGAGAAATGTTATATTTGCTTCAGTGATATTTCTTCTTATATGCGCTATTCTGATAGTCAATCTTTGCTGGGTCCTAGTATCAAGGCACTGTGTTGCTCACCCTCGATTTTCCTCAAGGGAGTCCATGCAGTTTATATGGCTCCTTGATTGATGCTAGCATTTACTACATATTAAAATTCAGTTTTACTAGCACAAAAGCATGCAAGTTAAAGACATAAGGGATGTATGCGACTTTCAACTAAGGAATACACTATTCTTTAGTTTAATGTCTAGCATTTGTTATTTACGTATGTAGCCTTTGTCGATTGTTGCACTAGTAAGCATGAATTTCAACAGAAACCAGCTAGACCAACTTATTTCTTACCCTTACTGCTACGTGTTTTTACACGTAGACTAAAAACCATTACCCCAGGCTTTTATTTACATATCTGCAATATCATGAATTCTACACGCCATAGTCAAAGTTAAAAGTACTTCAATGATGATGTTTttttacaaatatttttttctattGATGAccaacaaaagcagcacacttaAACTTGTGCATTAAGGCTACGCATTTGCAGAAAAATCGGCACTGTAGGGGTATGATGAATGGGGCTGGTTGGTGCAGCATTTTTGTAAACAGAAGAGTGTAAAAACACAGTGCAGAACTTAAACACATTGTGTGTGTGTCCCCTTATTTTGTCCTGCATTATCACATTATTCTGTATCCGTGGTTCTGCACCGTGCCCTTAAATTCACCAACTGCTAAAGAAGAAAATTGTCACCAGCAAACTAGCTACATCGATTCTCATAAAAAGCAGCTGCAATGCCACTTCATGAGTGCTGACTTATAGTGCCAACGTATTGAAGCAGCGTAAATTCAAGCAAAATTCTCACAGGCAATATTCATTTGCATCACAGCAACTGCCATGTATTTGCAAAAGCAACTGTGGCTTTCCCAATTATAATGGCATTCATATGTACAGAAGCCAGTCCAGGGCACTACATGCAATGATCATAATGCTCGGCCATTAGTACAATTATGATCGTTTATTGTCTTCTTTTACATTGTGCCTGCAAATGTGCACTGCTTACCTGTGCCAGAAAATGTGCAAATGGTGGCTGTCAAATCTGATTTGCACCTGTGTGCAAATGTTTTAACGAAAGTTATGCTGAaatgcatgagaaaaaaaaactaatggtACATTTGAATGGTCGTTTTCAAGCACTCCGGCAATGCGCACAACGTTtggctggttctttcagagcaccatgCTCCAACTCGGAGCGTTCCGACGTGCTCTCACTTTGACGTCAGAGCACAATCGACATCTGACCATGCAACTCCCACGCCTCATCTGTTTCCAACGGAAGCTGCAGTAATGCGTTTCTTCTTTCGGCCTCCGATTGCTCTGGTGTGCGGCTGCACGTTTGGCTCAGACGTGCGTTCTCTGGCTCAAATCAAGAGCAGGCTCCCCATTGTTGCAATCGGAGTCACAGTACAGTGGTGCCCAGCTGAATGTACCCTAACATTGGTGGTACAGAGCATATTCAGTGAGGAAGTGCTGCTAAGACTGGGCAATTCTTAGAGTTTTCTACTTTTAGTGCCAAACACCACAACAGTTGTGTTTTATGTTGCACAAGCGTTTTAACTCGGCACTTACTTATGCCACAATGTGGTGTTCATATTTACAGTTAATAATTTTCCTGATATAAGCAGCCATCAGCTGAAGCTACAAgtaggtggttgtcaattatctcTTCCTAAAACAGTAATATATACAGAAAAATTTGCTGCAAGAGGACTACCGAACTGTACACACAGCAAATACCTGCACCAGAAAATATGCATGCATTCCCAAACAAAGCCCAGCTCCTCTGTGTAGCgtatgtaaaaagaaaaaaaaaactaaaaactgTTAGAATGCTGCACTACACACATCTATGATGTAGCTTGGTACTCAAGTGTTCTTTCTAAAAGACTTGGCAAGCTTCTCCATGCTGACTCTCACACCACCTTGAATATGTACAAGCAATGCAGATGAACTCAAGCAAATATGTTTACAACATGAATTTATGAATGCACACTTTGCAGATGATATGATGCTGCAGTTAATATGCCATCAAATGGGGTTACGCTTTTACAGTGTTGTAATATACAAACATACAGCAGTATGTTGAGCATGATAAATCAGTGAAAAGTCCAAAGTTTTCAGTAAGAGTGTCTTGTACAATGCATTTAAAATCACTAGTACAGATCAGGCAACAGAAACAGCCTTTTTCTGTTATAACGTTCAAACTAAGGCTCCGCACACTGTTAAGGGTCGGAAGGAACTACACTTGCTTTGTCTTTTTGGCAGGTGTTGGTTCGTCATTCTCTTGGAAGACTGGCTTGGGCTGTGTTGCAGCATAAGCAGGTGTCACCCAGTAAGGGTTTTCAGCTGCTTCTTTGGCATACTTCAAAATAGCCTCACGTGGGTCCACATTGTCATCAACACGCTTCGTGGTACCCAGGTTGCGCACAATATAGGAAGAGAGTGTGTTTCCTGCTGAAGCAATGCGGCCTCCTTGGCCAGGGCCTGTCACAGGAAGATCAGGCCTTTGAGACAACACGGGGTCCTTTCGCGCCTTCTCCAACCGCTTGCGCGTACTTCGTGGCCGCTCTTCTCGGAACAGTGGCAGCGCATGCGGTGTCAGCACTTGCGCTTGGGTGAGCCCCTGCGGTGAAGGTTTGGCCCGAGAAGCCTTGGCCACACATAACAGTGCGCCATGGTGGCTGTACGCTGTATCGTACAGAAGGCGCACTTCACCGCATGCCAGCCCAGCCAAAAGTTGATTAAGCCGGGCGTGCCAGATGACTCTGGCCACTGGCGATGGCAGTCGAAGTCGCATCACTTCCTGCAATGTATCGCGCTCAAAAAACACTAGCTGACCGTCGCCAGAGCTCTTCGATGTGGCTGTGTAGATGAGCCGATCATCTGGGCTGAAGCCGCAGTCCGTGGCAGGGTACAAGTTGTCGAGGTCTGCAAACGTGTGCAAAGCCGACGGCCGCAATGCGCGAAGGTCCCACAGCTTCATCGTGTCGTCGCAGGATCGCGTGGCAAGCTGGCGGCCATCCTGGGCAAATGCTACGCAAGTCACGTCAATGCTCCGCCGGTGAGCCTCGCGTACCGTGTGACTCGGGTGCACTAAGGTGCGTCGCTGGTCCCAAAACTGGAGCGAGCCATCCTGGCAGCCAGCGACCATTAGTTGGCCGTCCCTGCTGAAGCGGCACGTAGACGGTATTGCTCGGAGACCGCCTTGTTGCTTAGTCTTGACCAACGCCTTGTGGCAGTTGGGTTTGTCCACATTCCACAACCGCAGTGTGCCGTCGTTGGCACAAGTGAGGAAGTCCTCGCGGCTGCGCGGATGCCAGCAACCGTAATTCAGCATAGCCACATGACCTTTGGTTCGAGCCATGTCAGTTATATACTGGTCTCCCTTAACGCACTCCATCACCTCGAATCCGTCCCGATCCAGCACTTTCGCCTGGGCGTTTCCGGACACCACGAGGAACGAGTCGCCCGTGCAGCTGTATTCTAAATTTCGGATCTGGTGACACTCGCAAGGGCGGAGCGAGCGGAACGGCTGCAGGGACGAATCCATGCCGGCGAAATCGAACAGAGTGATATCAAAGTCATACCCGCCAGTTACAAGACGTGCTCCATTAGGATCCAGAGCCAACGCTGACACAATCTTTGTGCCGTGCCGCAACGTAATGTCCTCTTTCACCGGAATAGGCCGATATGCAGCAGTACTCTCACATTCCTCCTCATCATCGTCCTCTGAGTCAAATCTGTCGTCTTTAGTCTGAGCTGACAGCGAAATCGGAGGTCCCACCAGTTCGTCTCCGCTGCCTTCATCACTCGGTTCGCCGTCCGGCGCAGGATCCTTCTCCCTTGGAGCTTCGGCATTACTTTCAGGCTGGCTGGTGCACGGTTTCGGGTCTTCGGTGAGTTTTGCATCTTTGCTCCTACTTATTGCCGTTTTCCTAGCTTCCTCGAAAATGGCGTTTAAGTCAAACACGCGAGCTTTCTTGCTCGAGTTGGGAAGCGCACCTTCACTCGACGCTGCCATTTTGAAATTGGCATGAAGAGCATTTGGCCAATTTGGCTTTAAATGGCTTTGGGCTGAGATTGATACCTGCCTAAAAGATGGCACGTTGTTTCAGTAATAGAATTATTATATTAATTACTTGTTTTTGTACAATAAAAGTTCTGCAAATTATGCAAGCACATATAATACTGCTTTTACTGGAACGTTATTTATTTCGATAAAAAACAGCCCAAGCGCCCAAGCCAGTCAAGCGCCAAACTTCGCCAAACCATAGCCACGCCGCCGATCCAGCGGATCTCGCAGTTGGGTTTGTTGTGTGCATGGATGCGTGCATCGAAGCTGTAAACATAGCTCTGCAAATATTTGTGGTGGCGTGATATCTGCAAGAATATTTTTCTTACGTGGCCTCACAAAGCGAGCCTTAGAACGATGTCCGTTCAGAGTGCGATATCAACCGCTAAAGAACTTCAGGATGCAATTACCGAAGCGAAGTACGTTGTCTCGCAACGGTTGGCCTTTGTTTTCTTGAAGAAATTTGGTTGTTTCTGTAATGAACTGGGTATTTGTGTGCTCATTACGTTTCTTCTATGCTACAAGTCTGTTGAACGCTTTGCAGGCCATAATGGTGACGATGTCACCTCGGATAAATAGTGCTCTTCTGTTTTACTGTAAGCCGTTCACACACCGTCTCCTTCTCCGCATTAGGCGGTCGTAGTCATTACCCAAATACGCTCTAAATACTGTTGTGACGGCCCTCACATTTTGCCCAACCGATTGTCATAAAAGATATTGCCTCTACTTTGCATGCAAcacttattttctctttcttagggACAAGTTACTCGCCCTGTACTTCCATGCGAGCTGGTCGCCTCAGTGTAAGCAGGTGGATGATTATTGCCCGATCTTGCGAAAGACGACGATCTGGCGCTGACAAGGTTCTGCAAGGTGAAGGTCTAGTTTCTGGAAATATTTTTTAAAATGAAAAATGTGTGTTTACATGCATAAAGCAGCGTTGTATGTGCTGTGAAGGCTAATTTGTCGTACATGCTGTGCTTATGTCGGATTATAAGCCTATTTGTAATCTGGACACGTCTATTCGGCCTTGCTTGACCTGATTATGTGCGTTTTCAGAAGTCTACATTGATTTCTGTGCAGGTCGATGCTGAGCAAGCCAAGGATGTAAGCCTGAAGTATAAAGTCACCTCAGTGCCAACATTTGTCATCCTTCTGGTGGGTTGAAATCGGAAGTAAATGCTGCCAAACCTAACAGAAGGCTACATTTTGTTGTAGTTCTTTTGCTTAACCCTATGAATACTGAGTTGTGCGTTGCAAGAAAACGTGGCATTTAACACAAGTTTAATACGATGATTCTGATGCAAGCTCAAAATTGGCTTTCTCATTGCAGTTGAACTTTTTGCACATTGCTTCAGCTATCCACGGACGTGACATTCACACACCCGTAGAAGCTTTATCACGCTGTTTGAGGCCTGTAATTGGACCGTGCCAGTGAAACTGCTCTGCCCAAAACACCACTTGTGCCCGTGCCAGTCTAATTACACCCCTTTTAGATTGTGGGCAACTGTAATGCTTTGCAGTTTTTCATAGTCTAATACGACTTCAGATAAGAGGCAAATGCTGTGAATTAAATATTACATAACCTTTATGCATGCTTTTATGCATGCTTTTAAAGTAACACGCTATGTTGTTCGAAGACAGCAATTCATACAGTACAAGCGAGGAAAATCTGCGAAAGAAAGGTGCACAGTATAAGGTAGTGGCACCTACACTGAAAGCACTCACTGAAAGCATTTTATTTGATGACATTTCTCACCTTAGCAAGCATTGTTGATTACACTTTTAGAAATGAGTATATTGCTACAACGAGATATtcaacatgttcagcgcaaaaaagaacacgaaaacacaaggaaggggcacgacacaggcgctgagtTTTTTGTAGTAGGCCATCATTGTGGCAATCTGTATGGCTTATTTGGTCTTGCGCTGAACATGttgagtatgttccaactagcccaatttgccaccttacttcagAGATATTCAAATTGACTAATATTTCTCTACTCCATTCCAGCAAAGTACTGGTCATCACTACAGCTCACTACAGCATCTATTTAAACTTTGGTCTCTAATTGTCATTAACATTGCTTAGCTCTGTGTTACGCTTCTTGTAGGAGCCAGTTTCTAACAAGATTTTGTAATTTTTCCAAGAGCGTGAAAGAACGATTGTTTTAGACAGAGTGCATTATTATGCAGGCTGAAAGCAACATTGAAATGAGTTTTTTGTAGTAGGCCATCATTGTGACACTCTGTATGGCTTATTTGGTCTTGTTCTGAGATAGCGATCAGCTTATTAGTGTTGCAGTAAAACTCCCGATTTGTTTTTTTTCATGCTTGGTTTAAATGCAGCACAACTGGAACAAAGATGAGAGGCACAGAGAAAATGCTCATGATGTGTTTTGTCTTTGTTCCAGCCAAGATGTGTTTTAATCAAGTAAGCTTACTTTTGCAATTGTGTCTGGTCACCCCGTAATCAATAGAGCATTCCTTAGGGTGTCATTTTTTAGTAAGGCTTCAGTAACATAAGTGGCAGGGAGGGTGCTATGCTACCATCCCACTTTTTAATTTTGCATTGCCTAGTAAGTATTACTGTTAGTCTGTTAAAAATATGAATATTTAATGTAGCAAGATGAAAATGGATGAGGTTTACATGtctaatgttgaattccaatggcgcaGTCGGAGCAAGCTTTGCTGCTCCTTCtggagcaagtgtgttccaatggcAGAGTGAGGGCGGGAGTCAAGCATTCCAATGGGAGAGTCGGAGTGGATTCAGAGCGGGAGTCACTCTGTGGAGCAGGAAAAGTTACTCCGCCAAAATCGGTGGAGTCGACCGGaactcggcgtgacgtacttcctttaaCACGTTTGCTTGCTTGGGGGCACTGCCGCTGTCAGAAAACTCCAGTTCCTGCATGAGCGATTCATCGAATAGTGACAGCGATGCTGAAACTGCCACGTACGAGCGGGAATTCGACAGCGGAATTAGCAGGAtggaataactacacgcaaggtaTTCTGGGCAACCCAAGCACTTCCGCTTCCTTCTTGCTCCCATGCTTGCTCCCGCGGCGCGGGTTGTGTTCCAATCGCGGATTTGGAGGCGTTGCTCTAGGCCACAGTCGAGTGCTCGCTCGCAGAGTCCAtcggctgctccgactctgccattggaattcgACATAAAGCATTACAACATAGACATGATTTACGCTGATGACTGCCTCTTATCCAAATGCAGAATGGAAAGGATGTTGACAGGGTAGAAGGCGTGAATGTAATGGAACTGGTGCGCAAACTGAAGGCACTGAAAGTACGAGTGGAGATGCCACCACTTGCGGCTGCTGAGAACCGGGTGAGTGGACTTATTTCTCAAAAGCACAGATGTTAATTCGTGACTGTGAgaaaattggccacattttgtatattttagtaattatttttttatGAATAATATTATAAATACAGTGTAATATTATATATCAATATGAAGATAAGTGATTGTACTTTTTAATGCTATTTTTTCTAAAAGTTCATATTAAAGTATAATATGCAAGAATAATTATGAAAAACgatttattgaacattgcatagaacatttttaatgttatgcccccaacatgaaagaaaaaagaaacgaaaaataatcTGAGACATACAAAATATTTGCTCAACAGCTTTCTATATTATTGAATGATCTAGCTCAAAAAGTGTATGAGTTACAAATTTTTTTGTCTGcccagtgaaaactgcattattccaTCAGGTTACACGGTTATATTTTTTCCCTCTACAAATTTATAAAACACAGCAATACAATAAATATAATTGAGAAGATAAATAAATTTGCTATTGAGCCATAggtattttagcaaattatgctGAATAGCAGCACAGAAAAATTAATCTGGTACCAAAAGGTAGCACACAACATGACACCAAAACATCCTAAAGCATGGCTTCACCGCACTCAGTAAAAATATCCTAAACTTGTAAGCTACAAAAAAAAGTCTTCACATTTCAATGTCTGAGATTATTGAAATTGGTGGAACCATGTCTGaaacagtgttgtacggaacggcgttccaaggaacgacgttccaagAACTAGTTCCTTTTGTGAGAAATGGAGGAACACCACCATTCCGTccaggatcggtggaactgtaacggtaactcgttacgtttacgtaggaacggctgAGGGAACAACGTTCCTTGTGTAAATGCTccacggcattgaacaggcgcacgcacgcagcacatcatgcagagcaGGGCGGATGGGCGACCGTGTGAGGCCGCGCGCTTGTCACGTgactaccgtaaaaaccggaatataggtcgaccctcCAAACTTTGAATGTCCaaaaaagaaattttaaaaaatcgCAAAGTATCGCGGCACACCCTTACCTTGATAAATGCGCGACACAACCAGCTGCACTgtggtgacatttctttttatttggacaCTGATATGTAGTTAAACGCCAGAAGGCCACAAAGTGCTGTCACTCGGACTCGTCCGAACTTGAGTCTGACGACGCCTGCTTGTCACTAGTAACGTCCCAGAGTACATCGTCCTCCGTTCCATCCAATGTGTTGCTGATGCAGCATTTGCGAAAAGACTTGCGCACCATCTCTTCCGGGAGAGATTTCCATGCTGACGACACCCAGCCACAAACGGTCGCGAGAGGTGGACGTCATAGGTGGCCAGCGGGGGTCTTGGGATTGTCACCCAGCATCCACTCATTGTAGAGCTCGCGCACGCGACCTTTAAAGGGTTTGTTGAGCACTACGTCCAGTGGCTGGAGGATTGATGTTAGTCCCCCAAGGATCACGACAAGATCCGTCTTGACATCGGACAGGGCTCCCTTTACATCGGCCGTGAGGTGGCCTCGAAATGAGTTGAGGACCAACGTACTTGGTCACTGAAAAAGCGCACCGGGTCACCGATTCTACATGAGCTGGATCCATTCGAGCATGAGGGACCCATTCATGAACCCTTTTTCGTTCGCTCTCACGATCACATCCCGAGGAAAGTCTTCTTTCGGTAGCCCTTTTCTCTTGAAAATGATATAAGGGGGCAGCTTCTTTCCATCGGCTGTGCACGCGAGCATCACTGTAAATCGCGAATGCTCGTTGCCCATTGTCAAGAGCTTCACTTGCTTTGATCCTTTAGCGGTCACAGTCGTGTTCGAGGGCATATCAAACCAGATCGGAGTTTCGTCAGCATTGCCCATGtgtcccatcatgtagcaacgctgtcgacgaagctGTATGACGAAGCGCTGATACTCGACCAGCTTGTGATCGAAATCTTCGGGCAGTTTTTGGCACACGGAAGCACGCCGCCGCAGCACAAAGCCCTTCCGCTTCATAAATCGGCGCACCCACGATGGCGAGCCCTTGAAGCGCGCCCTCGTGAGCCCAGAGTCGTGTGCTATCTCGAGAGCTTTCACGCTGATGCACTCTGCTGTCACGGGTAGCGACCTTCAACGCAACTCCCGGACGAACTCTGTGAGTAGCGTTTCCAGTTCGGGGTGCACTGCAGTCCGTCTGACTTCAGCTACCCATTGTTGCGAGACTTCcacatttttttctgccaatgaccggtatataagacgaGGGTCGACTTttcatcgcgttttttttttttttaaattcgacctatattccagTTTTTACGGTATATGGTGCATCCTGGTTTTCGCTTTGTTTCATCcaagttacactttggttctaccCTTGGGAGGGAGCGCCTTGCTGCGTGCAGCATACGCTTCCaacgttttattggttttatgttcgtGCGCTCGCCGACTGCGATGCTTCGGCCCAGTACCTGGGCGTATTTTTTCTTctcacatgggggggggggggtctataggggctggctcgatcgtccctttagtatctctTGCATGGATGGCGGGGAGCAGGATGCGTGCGCCGCAGTGGAGCCAGTCCGGTGCCTTGGATGCTTGTGTTTTGACAGGCATtccttcaacatgcgagttattGCCACGACTATCGGTCTATGATTTTATTATATTTCAGTTCGACAGCTACCGCACCAGGAACTTCTCTGTCATGCATTAAACGATACGCGCACATCCAGCATTgcattcttgttgcgcccgctgagcctgtcCTCGCCCCTACGATCTCGGTTGACTTTCATTAACGCACACAATTAAAACAGCATAAACGAGAAGATGCCTGCGAAAGTTGTGGCAGACCACTGAAATGTACTAGTGCGTGCAAAAATGAAACCATGTGCACGCCATGTTGTATAGGGGGTAACCAAAACATGGTGACCATGCTGTGTTTCCGGCAGTGCACAAAATGATTATCGTTGAGATTGGCTTCCTTTACTGTGTGCAAATAGTTGCTGGGAGTGCAATTTGGACATTGTCTATTGACCATACAGAATGGCGTTCATTTTTGTCATTCGTTAGGGCTGTGAGTCTGCTGTACAGTTTCAGTGCAATACTACTAGTATATAAAATTCAATTACGAATTTTCTACGGCATTGAACGTTCTCATATTTTCCCAGCTTGCTGCGGAGTAAATACAACCTAACATTGAATGCATTGTAAAAAACTGAGAGTTATAAAAAACTGAGAATAGTTACAAATCTAAGGCAAGTTATTTTAAACTAGATTAGCTTATAACAATCTTCTAGGTGATAACTAAATATAAATCTTGCGCGAGA includes these proteins:
- the LOC119379114 gene encoding WD repeat-containing protein 70; the protein is MAASSEGALPNSSKKARVFDLNAIFEEARKTAISRSKDAKLTEDPKPCTSQPESNAEAPREKDPAPDGEPSDEGSGDELVGPPISLSAQTKDDRFDSEDDDEEECESTAAYRPIPVKEDITLRHGTKIVSALALDPNGARLVTGGYDFDITLFDFAGMDSSLQPFRSLRPCECHQIRNLEYSCTGDSFLVVSGNAQAKVLDRDGFEVMECVKGDQYITDMARTKGHVAMLNYGCWHPRSREDFLTCANDGTLRLWNVDKPNCHKALVKTKQQGGLRAIPSTCRFSRDGQLMVAGCQDGSLQFWDQRRTLVHPSHTVREAHRRSIDVTCVAFAQDGRQLATRSCDDTMKLWDLRALRPSALHTFADLDNLYPATDCGFSPDDRLIYTATSKSSGDGQLVFFERDTLQEVMRLRLPSPVARVIWHARLNQLLAGLACGEVRLLYDTAYSHHGALLCVAKASRAKPSPQGLTQAQVLTPHALPLFREERPRSTRKRLEKARKDPVLSQRPDLPVTGPGQGGRIASAGNTLSSYIVRNLGTTKRVDDNVDPREAILKYAKEAAENPYWVTPAYAATQPKPVFQENDEPTPAKKTKQV